In the genome of Cutibacterium equinum, one region contains:
- a CDS encoding PRD domain-containing protein has translation MLPPEHCLTNLGPEHVVVEKVYNNNVLLGVDRSGTQMVVNARGIGFGRRRGEVVDASSAQRYLAEGTYRTAAIASLLCNATHTQVRVAQAIVELAQEELRIPNAQRMMLPVLDHLVTAVQRAERGVVIDFPLTWEVQQLYPDEASLGRKAVEIVDGALGIHLQSEEWVAFALHFINHQWDGKGLSRTVTMAQAISEVFAKLEELWHVEINRSSMSASRFVTHLRYLFARAADNKQLSRIDLDIIGLMSDRYPQATSAALEVAKSISTAIGDELTKAEINYIALHTSRLYGEVMEGDD, from the coding sequence GTGCTCCCTCCAGAACACTGCCTGACCAACCTTGGTCCCGAGCACGTCGTCGTCGAGAAGGTCTACAACAACAATGTCCTTCTCGGCGTCGACCGCTCCGGGACGCAGATGGTCGTCAATGCTCGCGGGATCGGTTTTGGCCGGCGCCGCGGCGAGGTCGTCGACGCCTCATCGGCCCAGCGATATCTGGCGGAGGGCACCTACCGAACGGCCGCGATTGCCTCGCTTCTGTGCAACGCCACTCACACCCAGGTGCGGGTGGCACAGGCGATCGTCGAGCTGGCTCAGGAGGAGCTGAGGATCCCGAATGCACAGCGCATGATGCTGCCGGTGCTGGATCACCTCGTAACGGCAGTGCAGCGAGCCGAGCGCGGAGTCGTCATCGACTTCCCCCTGACTTGGGAGGTTCAGCAGCTGTACCCCGACGAGGCGAGCTTGGGCCGCAAGGCCGTCGAGATTGTTGATGGTGCTCTTGGCATCCACCTGCAATCCGAGGAGTGGGTGGCATTTGCGCTGCATTTCATCAACCATCAGTGGGATGGCAAAGGTTTGTCGCGCACCGTGACGATGGCTCAGGCGATCTCGGAGGTTTTCGCCAAGCTCGAGGAACTATGGCACGTCGAGATCAACCGGTCATCCATGAGTGCCTCACGATTCGTCACGCATCTTCGTTATCTATTCGCTCGGGCTGCGGATAACAAGCAGCTCTCCCGGATCGACCTGGACATCATAGGTCTCATGTCGGATCGCTACCCGCAGGCTACTTCGGCGGCTCTTGAGGTGGCCAAGAGTATCTCGACGGCGATAGGCGACGAGCTGACGAAGGCCGAGATCAATTACATTGCACTGCACACCAGCCGTCTCTACGGCGAGGTGATGGAGGGAGATGATTGA
- a CDS encoding PTS sugar transporter subunit IIA, whose product MPLFHKRHKDKTLKVAAPVSGTILDITEVPDPVFAGKHMGPGFAVDPASGEFASPIDGEVTLVAPTLHAIGLKADNGAEILVHVGIDTVDLKGEGFTAHVKDGDTVSVGDPLLSVDLDNVKPRVPSMISPVVITNGSDFTVSERSDDPAAVLTVSAG is encoded by the coding sequence ATGCCCCTCTTTCACAAGCGCCACAAGGACAAGACCCTGAAGGTCGCGGCGCCCGTGTCGGGAACCATTTTGGACATCACCGAAGTGCCTGACCCGGTCTTCGCCGGCAAGCACATGGGTCCCGGGTTCGCGGTAGACCCGGCATCGGGAGAGTTTGCCTCTCCCATCGACGGCGAGGTCACCCTGGTGGCCCCGACCCTGCACGCCATCGGTCTCAAGGCTGACAACGGGGCCGAGATCCTCGTCCATGTCGGCATCGATACCGTCGACCTCAAGGGCGAAGGGTTCACCGCTCACGTCAAGGACGGTGACACCGTCAGCGTCGGCGACCCGCTCTTGAGCGTCGACCTCGACAACGTCAAGCCGCGGGTGCCGTCGATGATCTCTCCTGTGGTCATCACGAATGGGTCAGACTTCACCGTCTCCGAGCGCAGCGACGACCCGGCGGCGGTGCTGACTGTCAGCGCAGGATAA